The Camelina sativa cultivar DH55 chromosome 14, Cs, whole genome shotgun sequence genome includes a window with the following:
- the LOC104739173 gene encoding myb-related protein Myb4-like has protein sequence MGRRPCCEKMGLKKGPWSAEEDQLLINYITLHGHPNWRSLPKSAGLLRCGKSCRLRWINYLRPDIKRGNFTSLEEDTIINLHQILGNRWSAIAAKLPGRTDNEIKNVWHTHLKKRLHQNQDEDNKETVVTATTDVKRPTSPEQQQRSTDAKRPTSPEQQQQSSSSADVSAVTTSGNNNDHMSNNNSKDSATSSKDVPALIDESFWSEVVSMDYNISGDDHEKNEIKIENWEGSLDRSDKGYNYSKLYNHDMEFWFDHLTTSPIVGEISDISDF, from the exons atggggagAAGACCATGCTGTGAGAAAATGGGATTGAAGAAAGGGCCATGGAGTGCTGAAGAAGATCAACTCTTGATCAATTATATTACTCTCCATGGCCATCCCAATTGGAGATCTCTCCCTAAATCTGCCG GGCTACTTCGGTGTGGAAAAAGTTGCAGGCTCCGTTGGATTAATTATTTGAGACCAGACATCAAACGTGGCAATTTCACTTCTCTTGAAGAAGATACTATCATCAACTTACATCAAATCTTAGGCAACAG atggTCTGCGATAGCTGCCAAATTGCCAGGACGAACAgacaatgaaattaaaaatgtttggCACACTCATTTGAAGAAAAGACTCCACCAGAATCAAGATGAAGATAACAAGGAAACTGTCGTTACTGCTACTACAGATGTAAAGAGGCCAACCTCTCCGGAACAGCAACAACGATCTACAGATGCAAAGAGGCCAACCTCTccggaacaacaacaacaatctagCAGTAGTGCTGACGTTTCAGCGGTTACAACATCCGGAAACAATAACGATCACATGTCCAATAATAACAGCAAAGACTCTGCGACGTCATCAAAAGATGTTCCTGCATTGATAGATGAGAGCTTTTGGTCAGAAGTCGTATCCATGGATTACAACATTTCAGGAGATGATCATGAGAAGAACGAGATAAAGATAGAGAACTGGGAGGGCTCGTTAGATAGAAGTGACAAGGGTTATAACTACTCGAAATTGTATAACCATGACATGGAGTTTTGGTTTGACCACCTCACTACTAGTCCTATAGTTGGAGAAATCTCCGACATTTctgacttttga
- the LOC104739175 gene encoding uncharacterized protein LOC104739175 → MASITNWVRYMAHKLEYSLTLSLKKHTREKLSDRELFGVVVKNLFYGKITYLHNSNKGQEMAPTMGSNENTLLVRKLPVVDTRYVFIGDAVVLKDPNETNKYIVRRLAALEGSEMVSSDAKEEPFVLEKDQCWVVAENQEVKSKEAYDSRTFGPISMTDIVGRAIYCLRTAVDHGPVSNSEFAMEEDSPILAVELDVDEMAKDHKA, encoded by the exons ATGGCCTCCATCACGAATTGGGTCCGATACATGGCTCACAAGCTCGAGTACTCTCTCACTCTCAGCCTCAAG AAACATACTAGAGAGAAGCTCAGTGACCGGGAACTCTTTGGTGTAGTCGTGAAGAATCTATTTTATGGAAAGATAACCTACTTACACAACTCCAATAAAGGACAAGAGATGGCCCCAACCATGGGATCAAATGAAAACACGCTACTTGTCCGTAAGCTACCAGTTGTTGATACAAG GTACGTATTCATTGGGGATGCTGTTGTCTTGAAGGACCCGAATGAAACAAATAAGTATATAGTCAGAAGATTGGCAGCTTTAGAAGGATCTGAAATGGTTTCTAGTGATGCAAAAGAGGAGCCTTTTGTTCTTGAAAAGGATCAGTGCTGGGTTGTAGCTGAGAACCAAGAGGTGAAATCTAAG GAAGCATATGATAGTCGAACATTTGGTCCGATTTCAATGACGGACATAGTAGGAAGAGCTATATATTGTCTGAGGACAGCTGTGGATCATGGTCCAGTAAGTAACAG TGAATTTGCCATGGAAGAGGATTCTCCAATCCTGGCGGTAGAACTTGATGTGGATGAAATGGCAAAAGACCACAAGGCGTAA
- the LOC104739176 gene encoding target of Myb protein 1, whose protein sequence is MDKLKIAEWGEKLKTGGAQMSRMVSEKVKDMLQAPTLESKMVDEATLETLEEPNWGMNMRICAQINNDEFNGTEIVRAIKRKISGRSPVSQRLSLELLEACAMNCEKVFSEVASEKVLDEMVWLVKNGEADPENRKRAFQLIRAWGQSQDLTYLPVFHQTYMSLEGVNSLNARGEENSMPGQTSLESLMQRPVPVPPPGSYPVPNQEQARGDDEGIDYNFGNLSIEDKKEQIEITRNSLELLSSMLNTEGKPNHTEDDLTVSLMEKCKQCQPLIQMIIESTTDDEGVLFEALHLNDELQRVLSSYKKPDETEKKASVVEQESSGSKDAGPKPTEEEQQPVKKTGDGDDTKHSESSGSSDKPVKEDKQVKIELGLSSDEDEK, encoded by the exons ATGGACAAATTGAAGATAGCGGAATGGGGAGAGAAGCTGAAGACTGGTGGAGCTCAGATGAGCAGAATGGTTAGTGAGAAAGTGAAAGACATGCTTCAAGCTCCGACCTTGGAATCGAAGATGGTTGATGAAGCTACTTTAGAGACGTTGGAGGAGCCCAACTGGGGAATGAACATGAGGATTTGTGCTCAGATTAACAACGACGAGTTTAACGGCACCGAGATTGTTAGAGCTATCAAGAGGAAGATCTCAGGTAGGAGCCCTGTGAGCCAAAGGCTGAGCCTTGAGCTTCTGGAAGCTTGTGCTATGAACTGCGAGAAGGTTTTCTCTGAAGTTGCTTCTGAGAAGGTTCTTGATGAGATGGTTTGGTTAGTCAAGAACGGTGAAGCTGATCCTGAGAACAGGAAGCGAGCTTTTCAGCTTATTAGAGCTTGGGGACAATCCCAAGATCTTACTTATCTTCCTGTTTTTCATCAGACTTATATG AGCTTAGAAGGCGTGAACAGTTTAAACGCTCGTGGTGAAGAGAACTCAATGCCGGGACAAACCTCTCTGGAGTCTCTTATGCAACGGCCTGTTCCAGTTCCTCCACCTGGTAGCTATCCGGTTCCTAATCAAGAACAGGCTCGTGGGGATGATGAAGGTATTGATTATAACTTTGGGAACTTATCGATAGAGGATAAGAAAGAACAGATTGAGATTACAAGGAACAGCCTCGAGTTACTCTCTAGCATGTTGAATACTGAAGGGAAGCCTAATCACACAGAG GACGATCTAACGGTAAGCCTGATGGAGAAATGTAAGCAATGTCAGCCGTTAATTCAAATGATCATAGAGAGCACAACAGACGACGAGGGAGTCCTTTTCGAGGCTCTGCATCTGAATGATGAGCTCCAACGCGTTCTATCTAGTTACAAGAAGCCTGATGAAACCGAGAAGAAAGCCTCCGTGGTGGAACAAGAATCATCAGGAAGCAAAGATGCTGGTCCGAAACCAACAGAGGAAGAACAGCAACCTGTAAAGAAAACGGGTGACGGGGATGACACAAAACATTCAGAATCATCAGGCTCCTCCGACAAACCCGTCAAAGAGGATAAGCAGGTGAAAATAGAACTCGGGCTTTcgagtgatgaagatgagaaatgA
- the LOC109128854 gene encoding CLAVATA3/ESR (CLE)-related protein 3-like codes for MVSLKLWVCLVLLILLLKLTSVHHYRGLVAEESFPGRVRLEQIRRELFERLKEVKVRSEGEETILGNTLDSKRLSPGGPDPRHH; via the coding sequence ATGGTAAGTCTCAAGTTATGGGTTTGTTTGGTGTTGCTAATTCTATTACTCAAATTAACCTCGGTGCACCACTATCGAGGTTTGGTTGCGGAAGAGAGTTTTCCTGGTCGAGTCCGTTTGGAACAGATTAGACGAGAGCTTTTTGAGAGGTTAAAAGAGGTGAAGGTGAGATCAGAAGGCGAAGAGACGATCCTTGGAAATACTCTTGATTCGAAGCGACTTAGTCCTGGCGGTCCTGACCCGAGGCATCACTGA